The DNA window GGTGGCTTTGATGGCTCTCAGGCAGCCGAGCTGCCTGTTGGTAGTAGTGCCGACCGACGCGCTTCGGACGCAGCTAGCGAACAAGTTTTTGGAATTTGGTGTGTTGATCGATTCAGGGCTTCTTCCGACCGATGTGAGGTACCCCGTTGTCGGCACTCTGAAGTCTGGTTTGGACAATCCTGCAGAAATTCGGACCTTTTGCGACGCTTGCAATGTAATCGTCACGACGATGCCGCTGCTCGGGACGTTCAGCGACCTCGACCAAATCACGCTGGCTTCATGCTGTAGTCACCTTTTCATTGACGAGGCACACCACGTAAGGGCCGCGACGTGGAACAGGATGCGATCACGGTTTGCCGGCAGGCCAGTCTTGCAGTTTACGGCAACGCCTTACCGGAACGATGGACAGCATGTGGATGGCCAAGTCATTTTCAATTACCCACTCCGTAAAGCACAGGAGAACGGCTACTTCAAAAAGATTGTACTGAAGGAATTGTGGGATTACGTGGAGCCTGATCAGGCGGTGGCGACAGCGGCAAGCGAGCAACTCAAGACCGACTTAGGCTCAGGCTTCGACCATTTGGTGATGGCCAGGGCGGCAAATATCGCGAAAGCAGAGTACCTGAAAGACATTTACGACAGAGTTGCGCCAGAGTTCACGCCGGTAGTGGTACATAGCGATTTGAAGCAGCAGGAGCTACAAGCCCGATTGCAGCAACTCTACGACCGAAAATCGCGAATCGCGATATGCGTCGCGATGTTTGGAGAGGGTTTCGATTTCCCTGAGCTGAAAATTGCCGCGCTGCACGATATCCACCAAAGTTTAGCTGTGACGATTCAGTTTACCGGCCGGTTTACCCGGGTAAACCCAAAGGTTGGTGACGCGACCATTATCGTAAATCGTGCCGTTGCGGAAGTGGACGAATCTGTCCGCGAGTTATACGCGCAAGGAGAGGGGGCCGATTGGAACAAGGTATTGACGAAGTTGACGGAGGGAGCGACCGAGGACCAGGCCAGCAAGGAAACGTTCTATCAAAGCTTCACGTCTGACAACCAAATGGTTCCCGTTCAAAATGTCTCGCCCAAGATGAGCACGGTTGTTTATCGGACCTACATTGGAAAATGGAAGCCGTGGAGGATAAATGAATGCTCTATCGCGTCGCGAATTCTGGGTGAGGCGTGCATCAGCCTGACGGAAAATACGGCTTATTTTATTACGGGTATCGCAGAGGCGGTCGAGTGGGCGGAAACCTTTGACTTCAGCAATCAGACTTTCGATCTCTATGCGTTGTTTTGGGACCCGCAGACGAAATTGCTCTTCATTAACAGTTCTAATAACTCCAGTGTCCACGAAGATCTTGCAAGGATTGTGGCGGGCGAGGACGCGGAGCTAATCGCCGGCTCAACTCCTTTTAAGGCTTTGCATGGGATCAAGCGACTGTTACTACACAACGGAGGCCTAAATGACCGATTACGGCGATCTGTCCGGTTCATGATGTTCACAGGCGCCGATATCCAGGCATTTATGGACGCTTCACAATTGCACGGTAAGGAGAAGACTCACGTTTTCGGAGATGGATTTGACGGGACATCGCGCGTGACAATTGGCGCTTCCAAGAAGGGCAGAATTTGGTCCTGGCAGGAAGCCAAGGACCTGCTGGAATGGAAGAAATGGTGTGTCGGAGTCGGGGCCAAGTTGATCGATCCTTTGATCGAACCCGATTCATTTCTGCAAGATTCAATGGTTCCCGAAGATATCGTCAAGCCGCCAGACTTGTATCCGTTGACAATTGAGTGGCCAGACGAGTTTTATCAGCGCAGTGAGGAATCGATTGTCATCGACCACGGAACTGTGAAGGCGCCCTTTTTCGATGTTGGAATCGATCTGATCGATCCGGCGCCTGGGCAGCAAATCAGGTTTTCTGTGTTCACCGAAGAATTTTCGGCATCTTATCGACTGAAATTTCTTGAGAAGAACGTCGTATACAGGCCTGATGGCGAGGACCTTCTGTTAAGAGTTGGTAGGAAATCTTTCAAACTGTCGGAATTCTTCTCACTCGCACATCCGATCATTAGATACGAGAAGGACTGCTTTAGCCGAGGTGATCAACTGCTCCGGCCGCGAAAGCCAAGGCTTCCCATCTTTAACTCAGAGAAAATCCAAACATGGGACTGGAAAGGTGTTGACCTCACGAAGGAGTCTCAGACGATTCAAAAACGAACAGACACGATTCAACGACGAACGATCGAGGTCGTTTCGTCGGCGGATTGGGATCGGGAATATGCCCTGGTATACGACGATGATGCTCCAGGCGAAGCAGCGGACGTTGTTGGTGTTGCAGTATCCGGTGGCACTCTACTTGTGGATCTATTTCACTGCAAATTTACAAAACAGATCGCTGGTGCGAGGGTGAAGGACCTCTACGAGGTCTGCGGACAAGCTCAGCGCAGCAGAAAGTGGCGTGAGAATGTGGATCGTTTCCTGATCCATTTGATGAATCGTGAGAAATACCGAATGAAGAAGACCGGGGTATCTAGGTTTGAGCGTGGAGATTTTAAGCAACTACAAGAGATTCGGGCCCAATCGCGATCATTGTTGCCGGAATTTAGAATCTTCATCGTCCAGCCCGGCCTCTCAAAAGGCAAACTCACCGATGACCAAAGAGAGCTCTTGGCCTCCACAGAACTCTACCTCTATGAGACGTTTGGAATTGTGTTCAGGGCTATTGCCAGCGCATAATCAACCGCAAGAATCACGGCGCTGCCCAAAATTTCGGATTCCTCTGTTACAATTTAATTCACAGAGCAGGGACAGATGCTCTGGTTACTTTTTCGCGTGGTGTCCATGGTGTCCGTTTCGCCTCGAATTCTTGATATATGGGGTGGAAACGGTTGAAACAGGCGACACAGTTGACAGCAGGGAAGTACAGTAAAGATGCGGGTTTCCCACTAACCCGCTGAAAACAAGCTGGGGACGTAGTTCAGTTGGTTAGAACGCTGCCCTGTCAAAGACCCGCCTTGGTAAGTTCCGATACTTCGCAATATCAATCTAACCTCTATTCAACGAACGCTCGCGATCAAGATAACTGGCTGATCTTGACCTTTCAGCGGCACGCCGATCAGTTAATCGTGAACTCCCACCCACAATACTGGCCAGAAGCTGCGTCAGGAGGACAGTGCAAGCAGGTCGTATGTATTCGTGAATCGATTGTCGCAGCAAACGTTTCGAACTCAATGATACCCACACTTTTGCAAGGCAAATCCGCCAGACCCTTGCGGCGCCGGGCGCCTTGCACTCGACAGAGATCCATGAAGAAGCGCAGATGCTTGCGGTCGTCCGACCATTCGGTGCGTTGAGTGTTGATGACCGCGTAGAGACGCAGGCGCAGGGCTCTTTCCAGGGGCATGAAGCCCTCCGC is part of the Terriglobia bacterium genome and encodes:
- a CDS encoding DEAD/DEAH box helicase family protein, producing MQKRKSSALNRDEWSEIPRRYAFSKRLGKNVIQQLKFPGFRISRGAGEIDGTDTRQVEHSGRKILISKTRRTTLPDGVDDALWESEGGIQWAKRYELDDPKWQAIIDRRRFAVSSWEDKFKLIRETRNPDLTIKTAGLRSPQIGAIHKALGHWEMSLDVATIVMPTGTGKTDSMVALMALRQPSCLLVVVPTDALRTQLANKFLEFGVLIDSGLLPTDVRYPVVGTLKSGLDNPAEIRTFCDACNVIVTTMPLLGTFSDLDQITLASCCSHLFIDEAHHVRAATWNRMRSRFAGRPVLQFTATPYRNDGQHVDGQVIFNYPLRKAQENGYFKKIVLKELWDYVEPDQAVATAASEQLKTDLGSGFDHLVMARAANIAKAEYLKDIYDRVAPEFTPVVVHSDLKQQELQARLQQLYDRKSRIAICVAMFGEGFDFPELKIAALHDIHQSLAVTIQFTGRFTRVNPKVGDATIIVNRAVAEVDESVRELYAQGEGADWNKVLTKLTEGATEDQASKETFYQSFTSDNQMVPVQNVSPKMSTVVYRTYIGKWKPWRINECSIASRILGEACISLTENTAYFITGIAEAVEWAETFDFSNQTFDLYALFWDPQTKLLFINSSNNSSVHEDLARIVAGEDAELIAGSTPFKALHGIKRLLLHNGGLNDRLRRSVRFMMFTGADIQAFMDASQLHGKEKTHVFGDGFDGTSRVTIGASKKGRIWSWQEAKDLLEWKKWCVGVGAKLIDPLIEPDSFLQDSMVPEDIVKPPDLYPLTIEWPDEFYQRSEESIVIDHGTVKAPFFDVGIDLIDPAPGQQIRFSVFTEEFSASYRLKFLEKNVVYRPDGEDLLLRVGRKSFKLSEFFSLAHPIIRYEKDCFSRGDQLLRPRKPRLPIFNSEKIQTWDWKGVDLTKESQTIQKRTDTIQRRTIEVVSSADWDREYALVYDDDAPGEAADVVGVAVSGGTLLVDLFHCKFTKQIAGARVKDLYEVCGQAQRSRKWRENVDRFLIHLMNREKYRMKKTGVSRFERGDFKQLQEIRAQSRSLLPEFRIFIVQPGLSKGKLTDDQRELLASTELYLYETFGIVFRAIASA